From the Gordonia bronchialis DSM 43247 genome, one window contains:
- a CDS encoding quinone oxidoreductase family protein, whose amino-acid sequence MRAIQVTRHGGPEVLSYGTVDDPIPGPGEVLVKTSAVGVNFIDTYFRRGMYPSTPPYIPGSEGAGTIVDVGAEVTDLTAGQRVCWCDGPASYAELVAVPAARLVPIPDGVDDAAAGSSLLRGLTAHYLLDGSAHPRSGDTVLVHAGAGGVGLVLTQLAKKRGLTVITTVSSDEKAELSAGAGADHVLRYGDDLVTQVRDLTGGRGVSVTYDGVGADTFEQSLAVTAVRGIIVLFGAASGPVPPFDLQRLSAAGSLSVTRPTLAHFIADTDELRWRAGEFLGAVADGSVDVRVGQRYRLADAEKAHTDLEGRVTTGSTVLLPD is encoded by the coding sequence ATGCGCGCGATTCAGGTAACCCGACATGGCGGACCCGAGGTGCTGTCCTACGGCACGGTGGACGATCCGATCCCCGGCCCCGGCGAGGTACTCGTGAAGACCTCGGCCGTCGGCGTCAATTTCATCGACACCTATTTCCGCCGCGGGATGTATCCCTCCACACCGCCCTACATCCCGGGCAGCGAGGGCGCCGGCACCATCGTCGACGTCGGTGCCGAGGTCACCGACCTCACCGCCGGGCAGCGGGTGTGCTGGTGTGACGGACCGGCGAGTTACGCCGAGCTCGTCGCCGTGCCGGCCGCGCGGCTGGTTCCCATCCCCGACGGGGTGGACGACGCCGCGGCCGGTTCATCGCTGCTGCGCGGACTCACGGCCCACTATCTGCTCGACGGCAGCGCACACCCGCGGTCCGGCGACACCGTGCTGGTGCACGCCGGGGCCGGCGGTGTGGGTCTGGTACTCACCCAGCTGGCGAAGAAGCGCGGACTCACCGTGATCACCACCGTGTCCAGCGACGAGAAGGCCGAGCTGTCCGCGGGCGCCGGCGCAGATCACGTGTTGCGCTACGGCGACGACCTCGTCACACAGGTTCGTGACCTCACGGGAGGCCGCGGGGTGTCGGTGACCTACGACGGCGTCGGAGCCGACACCTTTGAGCAGTCCCTCGCGGTGACCGCCGTGCGCGGCATCATCGTGCTGTTCGGGGCTGCCAGCGGCCCGGTGCCGCCCTTCGATCTGCAACGGCTCAGCGCCGCCGGTTCGCTGTCGGTGACCCGTCCGACGCTGGCCCACTTCATCGCCGACACCGACGAACTGCGGTGGCGGGCCGGTGAATTCCTGGGGGCCGTCGCGGACGGTTCGGTGGACGTGCGCGTCGGGCAGCGTTACCGGCTCGCCGACGCGGAGAAGGCGCACACCGACCTCGAGGGACGGGTCACCACGGGTTCAACGGTCCTGCTTCCGGACTGA